A window of Oncorhynchus keta strain PuntledgeMale-10-30-2019 unplaced genomic scaffold, Oket_V2 Un_scaffold_3664_pilon_pilon, whole genome shotgun sequence contains these coding sequences:
- the fdxacb1 gene encoding ferredoxin-fold anticodon-binding domain-containing protein 1, with protein sequence MTSSEGGEAVLLVGEGNFSFSAALSRIVATETNDITSGTDDITRETDNIAGGRGLRITATCLQTKEEALRHRGSAHNIHTITHSGGEVLFEVDCTRLSDCVCLRGRQFDRVIFNFPHCGRKSGVKKNRLLLKHFFLSCVGLLKEEGEVLVSLCNGQGGTPADRPMREWHNSWQVVAMAAEAGLILNEVRPFDGEKPDSYQSTGYRSQDKCFHAEQGVTHVFSRSVVCSAPQRKDMKQHILGGRPLTYHIPAELSHYIHRGFLSNSNHPVRLVQDFLVQALEREWPVSMVTEPLPLLIHSSPQRLNACCPEIQDTHTHCYWLHPSHTHTTSHTPSDDHKHIDTLLADTHITYDSEDEGRERECSNRFKECVGEGEECVGVGGYVLRPSLLPQMEILREEREHREREEVLHGVSGLVFQRVHISPWSPPAFHQLLLWGAWPKASQSIPDLGRSLERLLTPYGLSLAEEQGSLWLAAEPMGRLGRLWADDLTDGVRVCLNLDLLASLVYSLPDWRLLWSPDPRFLNHFLLRPLPEQPFHPFSLFPQSFVYDISFWAGPDWQEAAFHALVREASREMVENVTLIDTYTHPDVPHTSYCYRLTYRSHTHALSHTRALKLHTHLQSLLSTRMHLTVR encoded by the exons ATGACGTCATCAGAAGGTGGGGAGGCGGTGCTTCTGGTTGGAGAGGGGAACTTCTCGTTCTCTGCCGCTCTGAGCCGGATCGTCGCCACGGAGACAAATGACATCACCTCGGGGACCGATGACATCACAAGGGAGACCGATAACATAGCCGGTGGGAGGGGTTTGAGGATCACAGCCACCTGTCTCCAGACCAAAGAGGAGGCGCTACGACACCGCGGCTCCGCCCACAacatacacacaatcacacactcaG gtgggGAGGTGCTGTTTGAGGTGGATTGTACACGtctgtcagactgtgtgtgtctgcgtggtCGACAGTTTGACCGTGTCATCTTTAACTTCCCTCACTGCGGTCGGAAGAGTGGCGTGAAGAAGAACAGGCTGCTGCTCAAACACTTTTTCctcag ctgtgtggggCTGctgaaggaggaaggggaggtacTTGTGTCTCTGTGCAACGGGCAGGGCGGGACTCCAGCCGACCGGCCAATGAGAGAGTGGCACAACAGCTGGCAGGTGGTCGCCATGGCAGCAGAGGCAGGGCTTATCCTGAACGAGGTCCGCCCCTTCGATGGCGAGAAACCTGACAGTTACCAATCCACCGGGTACAG gAGCCAGGACAAGTGTTTCCATGCAGAGCAGGGCGTGACTCATGTGTTCAGTCGTAGTGTGGTCTGCAGCGCCCCCCAGAGGAAGGACATGAAACAGCACATTCTGGGAGGACGACCATTGACCTACCACATACCTGCTGAACTTTCACATtacatacacag gGGGTTTCTCTCAAATTCTAATCATCCCGTCAGGCTGGTTCAGGACTTTCTGGTTCAGGCCCTGGAGAGGGAATGGCCTGTCTCCATGGTTACAGAGCCCCTCCCCCTGCTCATACACTCCTCCCCCCAGAGACTAAACGCATGTTGCCCCGAgatacaagacacacacacacattgctacTGGCTacacccctcccacacacacaccacttcacacacaccctcagatgatcacaaacacatagacactctactggcagacacacacataacCTACGACTCAGAGgatgagggaagggagagagagtgtagcAACCGTTTTAAGGAGTGtgtaggtgagggagaggagTGTGTAGGTGTTGGGGGATACGTGCTGCGTCCTTCTCTACTGCCTCAGATGGAgatactgagagaggagagagaacacagagagagagaggaggttctgCATGGTGTGAGCGGCCTAGTCTTTCAGAGAGTTCACATCAGTCCCTGGTCCCCCCCTGCCTTCCACCAGCTCCTCCTCTGGGGAGCGTGGCCCAAAGCCTCTCAGTCAATCCCTGACCTGGGGCGGAGTCTGGAGCGTCTGCTGACCCCCTATGGGCTTTCCCTGGCTGAGGAGCAGGGGTCTCTGTGGCTGGCAGCCGAGCCAATGGGACGGCTAGGCCGGCTGTGGGCTGATGACCTCACTGATGGCGTCCGTGTGTGTCTGAACCTTGACCTCCTGGCGTCACTGGTCTACTCCCTACCTGACTGGCGCCTGCTCTGGTCACCTGACCCCCGCTTCCTCAACCACTTCCTGCTTCGCCCATTGCCAGAGCAACCGTTCCATCCCTTCTCCCTGTTTCCACAGAGCTTTGTTTATGACATCAGCTTCTGGGCGGGGCCAGACTGGCAGGAGGCAGCGTTTCATGCTCTAGTCAGGGAGGCcagtagagagatggtagagaacgTTACGCTCATCGACAcct ACACACACCCTGACGTACCACACACCAGCTACTGTTACAGACTCACCTatcgctcacacacacatgccctctcacacacacgcgcactcAAACTCCACACACACCTGCAAAGCCTGCTGTCCACACGCATGCATCTCACCGtcaggtag